TCACCGTATTCCGCCAGTAGTGCCTGGCAGATCGGGTGGTCCGGTACCCGGATGCCAATGGTGCGCTTTTTGGGATGCATCAGCCGCCGTGGCACCTCACTGGTGCCCTGAAGAATAAATGTATACGCGCCCGGCGTGTGCGCCTTGAGCAAACGGTAGTCCGGATTGTCCACCTTGGCGTACAGCGCCAGCACCGACAGGTCCGGGCACAACAGAGTGAACTGGTGTTTATTGTCCAGTCGGCGAAGGCGAATCAGCCGGTCCAGCGCCGCCTTCTCTCCGATGCCACAACCCAGTGCGTAGGTGGTGTCGGTGGGATAGGCAATCAGCCCGCCCTGGCGCAGCACCTTGGCGGCTTCGCTGATCAGACGCGGCTGCGGATCTTCCGGATGAATGTGGAGTACGGTGGTCATGGGCGCGGATTGTCCGCCGCTTGGCGCGCTGACGCAAGGTCTCGGGCCGCCCATACCGGGACCGCATCCTTCGGGTACGGCGGCAACCCGCCCAGCCGCAGCCATTTCTGTTCCGGGGAATGAAAATCACTGCCACCGGACACCGCCAGCCCGAAATGACGCCAACATTCTTCAAGCAACGCGCCCTGCGCCGGCGTCAGCCCCGGCATCAACGCCTCCAATGCCAGCCCCCCGGCATCACGGAAAGCGCCGACCAGCTGCCGCAAGCGTTTGCGGGTCATATTATAAGCCAGGGGATGGGCCAGCACGGGCACCGCGCCGGCGGCCAGCAAATCCGCCACGCCCTGCTCCAGCGTGCACCAGGGCGTGGAAACGTAAGCGGACTGGCCTTTCTTGAGAAAGCGGTTGAAGGCGTGCTGGTTGTCCCGGGCCTTGCCTTCGCTGATCAGCATGCGCGCGAACCAGGGCCGGCCGGGCGCGTCGCTGTCCGCCAAGGCGCAGGCCTTGTGGTAGCTGCCGGTCAGTCCGGCGGCACGATCGAGGCGGTCGCCGATGCGCCGGGCGCGCTCCCGGCGTGCATCCATCTGGCTGGCCACCCGGGCTCGGAGCACCGGATTGTCCTCATCGAGCCACAATCCGAGCACATGGATTTCGCGGTTGTCCCATTGCACCGACAGCTCGATGCCCGGCACCAGTTCCAACCCCAGGTCCCGCGCCCGGGCACGCGCCTCCGGAAGACCGGCCAAAGTATCGTGATCGGTCAGCGCCAGGGCATCCACGCCATAGTCCGCCGCCCGCGACACCAGCTCCGCCGGGGTGAGCTGGCCGTCGGAAGCACGGCTGTGGGAGTGAAAATCCGGACACTGGTACATTAGCCCTCCAGACGGGCGATCTTGGTGGTGGCACACTATCATAACCGTGACGCAATCCCCATCATGGGCGGAGCGGGTGATTTGTGCCGCGCTTCCCGATAACATGCGTCCTCCGGGAGGACAACGTCGCTATGAAAGTAATGTCGCCATGAAAACCCTATTTGATTACTTGCCCGTGGTGGTGTTCTTCGGCCTCTACTTCGTTAGCGGTCGGGATATCATGCTGGCCACCTGGGGGCTGCTCGGCGCCACCAGTTTCCAGGTCATCGCCGGGCGCCTGATCTGGAAGCGCTGGCACCGTCTGCATCTGGTGGTGCTGGCCATCACCCTGGTGTTCGGCGGCCTGACCCTGGCCTTGAACAACGACGTCTTCATTAAATGGCGTCCCTCCATCATCAGTTTCGTGCTGGCGGCGATTCTCGCCGTGGGCCATTTCCTGAAACACCGCAATCTGCTGCAACGTCTCTGCGAAAGCCTGATGCGCGGCGCCTTTGGCAAGGTAGTCACCCTGCAAGCGAAGGACTGGCGGCGGCTGAACCTGGCGTTCGTGCTTTATTTCATCTTCATCGGCCTGCTGAATCTGTACATTGCCTTCAATTTCAGCACTGACTTCTGGGTGAATTTCAAACTGTTCGGTTTCACCGCCATCCAGATGGTGTTCTATCTGGCCGCGTTCGCCTATTTCTACAAGCGCATGCCGGAGGCGGACCGCAAGAGTCTGTTTCACGGCGACGCCAATGACAAAAAGCCCGACGACAAGGACAACGATGCTTTACGTGATCATCAGTGAGGACGTGCCCGACTCCCTGCCCCTGCGAACACCCGCACGACCCGCGCACCTGGCGCGTCTGGAAACGCTCAGAGACCAAGGCCGGCTGGTGCTGGCCGGGCCGTTGCCGGCGGTGGACAGCGACAACCCCGGCGAAGCCGGTTTCACCGGTTCCCTGGTAGTGGCGGAATTCCCCTCTCTGGCGGAAGCCCAGGCCTGGGCCGATGCCGACCCTTACGTGGATGCCGGCGTCTACCGCCAGGTTCAGGTGAAACCTTTCAAGAAGGTTCTGCCCTGAGAACGACTGATCGTTTTTACAAATACTGTACGCGGCACTACGGCAAAGCGCGCTTGTTTCGGCAAGAATAGCCGCCGCGCTTTCCACACGTCACGCCGTACTACAAGAAGGAGCCCCGTGAATGCAAAATCGATGGTTAAGCGGCTTGCTGCTGCTGGCGCTGTGTCTGCCAGCCCCCGTATATGCCGCCGCGGCCTGGATCAACGATGAAATCTATGTCCCCATGCGAGCCGGCGCCGGCACCGGCTATCGCATTGTGCACAGAGGGATCAAAAGTGGCACCCGGGTGGAATTGCTCGGCGAAGAAGGAGACTGGCTCCACATCCGCTACGGCGACCGGGAAGGCTATGTGGAAAAGCAATACATCAGCCGCACGCCCACCGCGGCGCTGCGCCTGCAAAAGCTGACTCAGGACACCGAGAAAGCCACCAGTACCGCCAGTGATCTGCGTCAGAGAATGGCGGAAGTGGAAGGTCAACGCGATGCCCTGCGCGGTGAAGTGGAAGAACTGCGCTCCTCCCTGACCGCCCGCGGCAATGAGCTGGATCAGTTACGCAACGTGGCCGCCGACCCGATCCGTCTGGATCAGGCCAATCGCCGCCTCAACGAGGAGTTGAGCATGCTGCGTTCGGAGCTGGATCAGGTGAAAGCGGAGAATGCCCTGCTGCGCAATGACAACACGTCCCGCAAATGGATCACTGGCGTGGGCATCTTGTTGCTTGGCGCCATCGGTGGCTTGCTGCTGAAATCCAAATCCGGCCGCCGCCGGAACAATTGGGCCAACTGACCCTTTCCGGCACACCAGGCGCACGCGCGCCGACTACGAAGCGGCTGCAGGAGCTTGCCTTGCAAGCGAATCTTTTGGGCCGGAGCCCATTCGCCAGCAGGGCTGGCTCCTACAGCTGCTTCGTAACGACCTCTGAATTCAGTTTGCCAAGCCCATGGCGTCAGCCCTCCAGCCTGCCAAACAGGGTCTCCAGGCGCAGCACCACGCCATTGACGCCGTGATAATCCTGCTCCCGCGGCCACAGCACGAAAGGCTCCACCTCGATGAACAACCAGGGCCGCCACACATTGCGCCGGTAGCGCGCGTAGACCCGGTAATTATCCACCACTCCCGGTTTGCTGTACCCGCCCACGGCCAGCCCCAGGTCCAGAGCCGAGCGATGATCAAGGCGTTTGAACAGATTGACGCCCTGAAACAACCCCATCCCCAGCCCTTCCTCATTGAGCTCCTCGGTGTAACTCACTTCACTGGAGAAACGCAGGCTGGTGGTCGGCGTCAGCGGACGATCCACTTCAAACAAGGAACGGCTGCCCCAGCCTTTCGGATCGCGCCAATAGAGGCGCTGGGTGTAGCGCAGCCAGGCGCTCTCATTGAACAACGGGTACAGACGCCGGTAACGCAGACGGGTGTAGGTGGTCAGGTCGGAACGCACGCCCGCGTCCAGATCCAGATCCATGGCGTCGGAGCGGTCGATAACCCAGCGCAGTGCGCCACGAAAGCCATCGTCGCGTTCGCCCGTGGGGCGTCGGGCCAGCGGGGCATCCCTGTCCTGCTCCTCGTCCCGGTTGCGAAACAATAGCGATAAACGGCGTTCGGCGCTGGGCAGCCAGACTCGTGCGTCCACGTCCACATCGCCGGCATCATCGTTATCGTCGCGCCACACCTGCTCCGCGGTAACCCGCACCCGGCTGGAGGCCGGTTCGTTGCTGCCGCGCACCGGGTCCTCGAAAAAGCCGTCCACCCAGCGGCTTGGCCAGCACAGCGTGCGTGACAGCCAGCCGTGGGTACGGTCCACCAGAGTATCGTTGGCCCCTGAGTAACAGCTATCCGGCGACTCCGCGCGAACCGCTCCACTCAGCACCAGCACGCCCAGCCATAAAACACGCCTCATGGGGCTCAGCATAGCGCCGCTTGGCGGCGGCGGGAATCAGCCCAGTGCGCCGGCGCCACGCAAGCGGGCGATCTCCTCATCGGTGAAGCCTTGCTCGCGCAACACTTCCTCGTTGTGCTGCCCCAGACCAACGCCGGCGAAACGATACCCCACTGGGGTGGCGGAGAAACGAAATGGCGAGGCCACCTGAGGCTGTTCCCCGCCGCGCCCGTCGGGCACCGACACCACCATGTTCCGGGCCTTCAGTTGAGGATGCTCACGGGCCTCGGAAAAGCTCAGCACCGGCTCCACGCAACAATCCACGTCGGCGAACACCCGCAGCCAGTGTTCCAGAGGATGCGCGCCGATCGCCTCGGCGATGGCGCCTTTTACCTCATCCACCACTTCCGGTGAAAAGCTCAGCCCCTTGGCGGTGAGGTCCGGCCGCTGAATCGCCTCGCAGAACCGGCTGAAGAATTGCGGCTCCAGGCCGGCCACGGACAGATAGCGTCCATCACTGGTGCGATAGCAATCATAGAAGCTGCCGCCGTTGAGCTTGGTGCCCTCCAGTTCGGGATCCTCGCCGGCGACCAGGGCCCCTGGCGCGGTCAGCGCATGCAGGCTGAAGGCGGCATCGGTCATGGAGATGTCCAGGTACTGCCCCTCGCCGGTTTGCTGACGGTGAATCACCGCCGCGAGTATCGCCATCACCGCATGACAGGAACCCCCCGCCACATCCGCCACCTGGCACGCCATTGGCGCCGGCCCGCTGTCACGCCGGCCGTTGTAACCGGTCATGCCGGCGATGGACAGATAGTTGAGATCGTGGCCGGCGCGATCCCGATACGGCCCGGTCTGACCGTAGCCGGTGATCGAGCAATAAATCAGCCCCGGATTGATCGCCTTGAGCGCCTCGTAACCCAACCCCAGCTTGTCCATCACGCCGGGACGAAACTGCTCCACCACGATGTCATAGTCACCCACCAGCCGGTGCACGATCTCGATGCCTTCGGGCTGTTTCAGGTCCAGCGCCATGGCACGCTTGGAACGATTGAGATAGGCATGAGCGGCGGACACGCCGTTCACCGACGGCGGCAGCAGCCGCACGAAATCCGGACGCGTGGGGGACTCGATGCGCAACACATCGGCGCCCATGTCCGCCAGCATCAGGGTGCCGAACGGGCCCGGCAACAGCGTGGAGAAATCCAGAACTTTCAGTGAATTGAGGGGGCCGGTCATACGTTTACTCCTTGTTATGCGGGCATGAGCGTAAGGCCTTGATGGCACTGCGCCAATGGCCAAGTCGATCGTCAAAGTGACCGAAATGGACATGGGACTTTGACCGGCAAGTCCGTTAGCATCGCGGTTTTCCCATCCAAACGTATCCATGACCGTATACAACAAAATTCGCGGCATTCTGGCGCTGACAGGCATCCTTCTGAGCACCACGGTGATCATCGGTCCGTTTTATGTGCTGACATTGATCAAGCTGATCCTCCCCTGGCACGGTGCCCGGGTCCGGCTTTCCCAGGCCCTGGTGGTGGTGGCGGAAACCTGGATGTCGATCAACAACGTCATCATCGGCATCAGCAGCGGCTTGCGCTGGGAGGTGGAGGGCCTTGAAGGCTTGCGCCGCGACGATTGGTATCTGGTTACCGCCAATCACCAGTCCTGGGCCGACATTCTGGTGCTGCAGAAAGTCACCAACCGGCGCGTGCCGTCGCTGAAGTTCTTTCTCAAGCAGGAACTGATCTGGGTACCGCTGCTGGGGCTGGCCTGGTGGGGACTCGATTTTCCGTTCATGAAGCGCTACAGCAAGGAACAGCTCGCCCGCCATCCGGAGCTGCGCGGCAAGGACATGGAAACCACCCGTCGTGCCTGCGAAAAATACGCTCATTACCCGGTGTCGGTGATGAACTTCTTTGAAGGCACCCGCTTCACCCAGGACAAACACGACCAGCAACAATCCCCCTATCGCCATCTGCTCAAACCCAAAGCCGGCGGCGCGGCCTTCACCCTCAGCGCCATGGGCGGCCAGTTGCACACTCTGCTCGATATCACCATCGTCTATCCGCCCGGGACCGACCGCTCTCTGCTGGCGTTTCTCGGCGGCGCCATGGACAAGGTCCAGGTCCTCGTCCGTAAGCGCCCCATTCCGGACTGGGCCAACCAGGGCGATTATGAGAACGATGAAGAGTACCGCCAGCGCTTCCAGAGTTGGATCAGCGACATTTGGGCGGAAAAAGACGCGCTGATACAATCCCACCTTTCCGCCTGACCCGGTCTTTGCCTATAGTATGGCGTCAAAAGGCGGCCACAGGATTCCCCTTGGTCGCGATAATTACGAACGGTGCCCGTTGAGCGGGCGCCGTTGATGCTGGTGACTTCTTTCCCACGGGATGCCCATGTTCGGCAAACTATTCAAACCCCGGTGGCAACACCGTGACGCCGCTGTTCGCAAGGCGGCCGTAGACACGCTCGACCCTCGGCAACAGGCCGACCTGCTCGCCAGTCTGGCGCGCGAGGATGCCAGCGAAGAGGTGCGGGCCAGCGCCACGCAAAAGCTGCTGGACCTGACCGTGCTCGATACCCTCACCCGCGACAGCCACAGCGCTCCGGTGCGCGAGGCGGCATCCGAACGGATGATGGCCTTGCTCGCCGGCGCGGTGGCGGACGGTCCGGATCGCGACACCCGCTTGCACCTGTTGCGCCATACCGGCAACGCCAGGGTTCTCTATCATGTGGCCCAGAACGGGGTGGACGGCGAGAGCCGGCAGACCGCGCTGACCTCATTGAGCGACGCCGACACCCTCTGCGAGGTGGCCCTGCACGGTCACGATGAGGCCTTGCGCCTGGCCGCCGCCCAGCGACTGGACAGCGCGGAACATCTGAAGCGTCTGACCAAGGAAGGGCGCGACAAGCGCGTGGTGCGGCATGCCCGTGAGTGGCTGCGTGACAGACAGCAAGCGGAACAGGATCGCCGCAAACGCGAACAGGACTGCACAGCGGTGGCGGAAGCCCTGCGGCAACACGCGCAGCGGGCCGCCGACGGCCTTTACCTGGCGCGCCTGCAGCAACTGGAACAGCGTTGGACGGAATTGGCGGAGCACGCCAACGAAGAACAGACCCACATCGCCACGCAAGCGCTGGAACAAGCCCATCAGCGCCTGGCGCAACAAGCCGCCGAGGCACAGCAGCAGCAGGCCCGTGACGCCGCTCTCGGCGAGCGCCGTGCCGCTTTGGCCATGCTCCGGCAATTACTGGATGACGTTACCGAGGACACCTGGGATACACAGCTTGGCGCCCTGCGCTCCGCCATCGGCACCCAGGAACGCCGCTGGCAGGCTGCCGCCGAGGAACTGCCGGTGGAGGAAGGCGAACGCCAGCATTTCCAGCAATTGCTGGAACAGTGGCACACCTTGATCGCACTGGCCGAACAGAGCCAGAGCGAAGACCGCGAACTGCTGGAAACCCTGTCCCAACGGTGGCCGCGCAAGATTCCTGCCCCCAGGGCACTGCAACAGCGCCCCGCGCCGGCACCGGATGTCACCGCGCCTCCGGCACGGGCGCCCTCTCCAGCCAAAGCCGTCAGCAGCACTCACCAGGGTCTGGTGGTGGCTCTCCGGCGAGAGCTGCAAAAAGGCAATTTGAAGCATGCCAACAGGTTATGGCTGAAAGCTGAAGCAGTACTTGAAGAAGAAGATGACGTCTGGCTGAGTAAACAGCTGCAGCGCCTGGAAGAGCGCCGCAATGAACTGCGCGATTGGCATGCCTTCGCCGCTCAGCCAAAGAAGGACCACTTGTGCGAGCAGATGGAAGCTTTGATCGGCGGCAACCTCGACGCCGAGGAACAGGCCAGCGCGATCCAGGCATTACACGATGAATGGCGTGAGCTGATGAGCTCCGACCAGGACCAGGATCAAGCCCAGTGGGACCGTTTCAAGGCCGCCTCCGATCAGGCCTATGAACCCTGCCGGGCCCATTTCCGCGAACTTGACGAACAACGGGCGGTCAATCTGCGCCGCCGGGAACAGCTGTGTCGCCAGCTGGCGGACTTCGTCGCCGCCCAGGACTGGCAGCGGGCCAACTGGCAAGCGGTCTGGGAGATTCGCCGGCAGGCGCCGCAGGAGTGGAAATCATTACAACCGGTCCGTTTCACCGATGCCCGGGATATACAGAAACGGTTCTCCGCCCTGCTTTCCGACATCGATCAGCACTTGGAAGGCGCCTGGCGGGAGGCCGAGCAGCAGCGTCAGGCCATGATCGCGGAAGCCGAAGCCCTGCTCGCCCAGGAAGACCTGGACAGCGCCACCCGTGAAGCGCAACAGCTGCAAAAACGCTGGCGCCAGGCCGGCTGGCTGCCACCGGGCCGGCACCGTCCGCACCAGAAGCGTTTCCGCCGCATCATGGACGACCTGTTCGGCGCCCGGCAGGCCCGCATGGAACAGCGACGCACTGAGCTTGAAGAAAAGCAGAACGAGGGCATCGCGGTGCTGGAACACGTGGCGGCGGCCCTTGAGGAACCGCTCGCCAGCCAGGACGAGAGCGCCCTGCGCGACCATGCGGCGGCACTGAATGAGCTGGACGAAGCGGCCCTGGGCCGCGCCGGCCAGCGCCAGTTTCGGCGCCTGCGGGAGCAGATACAGGAACGCCTGGCGGCCCTGCCGCGCTGGCGCCGCTGGCAACGGGCAGTGCTGGGCATCGAGGCCAGCCCCGATGGCGAAGCCAGCGAGGACGACCAGACCCTGACGGTGGCGCTGGAAGCCCTGGCCGGCATCGACAGCCCCGAGCACGCCCGCGAGCGGCGGCTGACCTGGCAGCTGGAGCAGCTGCCACGCGCCATGAAAGGCGCCAATACGTCACCTCTGGACGAAGCCCTGACGCTACTGGAAGCCCGCCCCGACGGCCCCCTCGACACCAGCCTGGCCCGCCGCCTGCAGGCCGCCTTGCAGGCGATGCAGCCATAAAAAGATAGTTGACAGTTGATAGTGGACAGTTGACAGCTCGCGAGACGCGATAAAGCAATCTGAAAACAAGGAAGCCGCGCCCATAGCCTGGGTGGCGGCTTTCTTATGCTCTAAAGATGACAACCCATGAGGGCCAGCTGCGTATATGCAAACACCCTTTGCGGAAGCGCAATTTTTTTTTGCATTTCGCTGTCAACTGTCCACTATCAACTGTCAACTGCCTTTTCACTGTCCATATCGTTTCGCATTCTCCAAAAACACCGTCTCCTCTTCCGTGTTCTCCCTGCCCAGCGCTTCGTTGCGGTGGGGGAAGCGGCCGAAGCGGGCGATGATGTCGCGGTGTTCCTCGGCGAACTTGAGGTTGTTTTCAATTTTGCTTTTCAAGTGTTCCGGCACCCGCTCCAGCAAGGCGCGGAAGCAGGCGATGCCCCGGTTTTGCAGTGTCAGGTCCTCGGCGTGCATCAGCGGCATGTAGAAGAACACCTGCCCGGCCCAGGGCAGACCGGTTTCCATACCGGTGGAGATACCTTCCAACGTCAGCGTGATCGCCTGATGATCGCCGGCGAAAGCCGCCGCCTCACCGCGATGGACGTTGCGACTGAACTGGTCCAGTAACAGAATCAGGGCCAGCCGGGAGCGAGGATGACGCTCCCAGGCCACCAGCTCCCGGTCCAGCGCCGCCTGCAAACGCGTACCGAATTGCTCGCGGATACGCGCATCCAGAGCAGCGGCGCCGGAGAACCATCGCCGCTCACACTCCCCTGGCGGCCAGTCTCCCTGATCCAGTCCATCGAACCAAAAGTCCAGGATGTCGTGGTAAGGCACATCGAAATTCATCATTGCTGGCAGTCCTTCGGCAACACGTCCTGCAAAATCGGCCAGGCGTTATCCAGCAGGGTGGGCTGGGCCTCGGCGGTGGGGTGAATGCCGTCGCTTTGAATCTGGCCGGCTTCCACCACGCCGTCGAGGAAAAACGGCACCCAGGGCAACGCGTTGTTCTCCGCCACCTGCTTGAACACCGCCTCGAAACGTTCGGTGTAGACACGACCATAATTGGGCGGAATGCGCATTCCGAGCAACACCACCCGGGCGCCGGCCTGCTGGCCGAAGGACACCATTTTTTCCAGATTGCCGGCCAGACGACTCGGCGGCAGGCCACGAAGGCCATCGTTACCGCCCAGTTCCAGCACCAGAACGTCCGGCTGGTGTCGTTCCAACAAGGCCGGCAGGCGGCTGACACCACCATCACTGGTTTCACCGCTCACCGACGCATTGATCACCGGCATCGCGGAACATTGACTTGCCAGCCGTTGTCCGAGAAGGTGCACCCAACCCTCCGTTTCTTCCAGACCGTAGCCGGCGCTGATGCTGTCACCCAGCACCACAATGCCCTGCGTGCGGCCCAGTAAAGGCGCGAGGAACAACAGTATGACCAACAGGCACCTCGACATGGCTTCATCCCCTGTACTCGTGGCTCAACGGTTAACGAAAACGGTCATCGCCCCGGAAGGCGACCTCACCTTGCTGCACGGTATCGATCTGGAAATCGCTCCCGGTGACAGTTTGGCCATCACCGGCCCTTCCGGTTCCGGTAAATCCACCCTGCTCTCTCTGCTGGCCGGCCTGGATGTGCCTTCCGGCGGAACCGTGACGCTGGCCGGGCAGCCTTTCAGCGACCAGGACGAGGATACCCGGGCCGCCCTGCGCGGTCAGTATTGCAGCTTCGTGTTTCAGTCCTTTCATCTGGTCGCCGACCTCAGTGCGGTGGAAAACGTCATGCTGCCGCTGGAAATCGCCGGCGACCGCGAGGCCCGCGATAAAGCGCGCCTCTGGTTGCAACGGGTCGGCCTGGAGCCGCGGCAGCATCATTTTCCCGCGCAGTTGTCCGGCGGTGAGCAACAGCGGGTGGCTCTGGCCCGGGCCTTCGCCATGGCGCCGCGGGTGCTGTTCGCCGATGAGCCCACCGGCAGCCTGGATCGCGCCAACGGGGAACAGATCGCCGAGTTATTGTTCAGTCTGAATCGCGATCACGGCACCGCCCTGGTGCTGGTCACCCATGATCCGGAGCTGGCCGCCCATTGCGCGCGCCACCGGCAACTGGTGGAGGGGCGTCTCGGTGACTGAGCGGCTACTGCGCCCCTGGCGCTCCCCGGCGTTCCGGATCCAGGCGCTGGCGCTGATGGTGGCCACGCTCGCCATCGCCACCGTGGTGCTGCTGCGCGGCGAGTTGGAGCACCGCTTCGCCACCCGCACCGCCGAGGCCATTGGCGGCGATCTGGTGCTCGAGGGCAGCGCGCCACCCAGCGATCAGCAAAAGGCCATGGTCAGCGATCTGGCCAGCGCCAACACTCTGACCTTCAGCAGCGTGTTGGTACGTGACGAAACCTTCGTGCTGGCCAGCGTCAAGGCGGTGGACCAGGGTTACCCTCTGTACGGTTCGGTGGCGGTGGCCGGGCAACGTTTCGCCGACCCGCGACGGGTGGATCACGGTCCCGCCCCCGGTGAGGTCTGGCTGGCCGGTACCGCCCTCGATCGCCTGGAGCAACAGGTCGGCGATACCGTCACCATCGGTGACCTGCCATTGCGGATCACCGCCGTGCTGGAACAGGAGCCGGATCAGGGCGCCGGTTTCTACAGTATGAATCCGCGCGTGCTGATGAACCTGGCCGACGTACCGGGTACCGGTATCATCGGCCCCGGCACCCGCGCCCGCTATAAACTGCACCTGCGCGCGCCGGGCGAGATGATGGCGCCTCTGATCGAACAGCTGACCCCGACACTGGCCGCCAACCAGGAACTGGAAACCCGCGACAACGCCGGATTGCGCTCCATGGGGCCCCTGCGCCAATTGACCCTGTGGGGACAGCTGGCGGTGATGATGGTGGTGCTGTTGTGCGGCGGCGCGGTCTATCTGGCCGCCGGCGTGCGCAGCCTTGAGCAGGCCCGGCGCAGCGCGGTGATGAAGACCTTCGGCGCCTCC
This sequence is a window from Alloalcanivorax dieselolei B5. Protein-coding genes within it:
- a CDS encoding inner membrane-spanning protein YciB; protein product: MKTLFDYLPVVVFFGLYFVSGRDIMLATWGLLGATSFQVIAGRLIWKRWHRLHLVVLAITLVFGGLTLALNNDVFIKWRPSIISFVLAAILAVGHFLKHRNLLQRLCESLMRGAFGKVVTLQAKDWRRLNLAFVLYFIFIGLLNLYIAFNFSTDFWVNFKLFGFTAIQMVFYLAAFAYFYKRMPEADRKSLFHGDANDKKPDDKDNDALRDHQ
- a CDS encoding PHP domain-containing protein, which encodes MYQCPDFHSHSRASDGQLTPAELVSRAADYGVDALALTDHDTLAGLPEARARARDLGLELVPGIELSVQWDNREIHVLGLWLDEDNPVLRARVASQMDARRERARRIGDRLDRAAGLTGSYHKACALADSDAPGRPWFARMLISEGKARDNQHAFNRFLKKGQSAYVSTPWCTLEQGVADLLAAGAVPVLAHPLAYNMTRKRLRQLVGAFRDAGGLALEALMPGLTPAQGALLEECWRHFGLAVSGGSDFHSPEQKWLRLGGLPPYPKDAVPVWAARDLASARQAADNPRP
- a CDS encoding DUF349 domain-containing protein; protein product: MFGKLFKPRWQHRDAAVRKAAVDTLDPRQQADLLASLAREDASEEVRASATQKLLDLTVLDTLTRDSHSAPVREAASERMMALLAGAVADGPDRDTRLHLLRHTGNARVLYHVAQNGVDGESRQTALTSLSDADTLCEVALHGHDEALRLAAAQRLDSAEHLKRLTKEGRDKRVVRHAREWLRDRQQAEQDRRKREQDCTAVAEALRQHAQRAADGLYLARLQQLEQRWTELAEHANEEQTHIATQALEQAHQRLAQQAAEAQQQQARDAALGERRAALAMLRQLLDDVTEDTWDTQLGALRSAIGTQERRWQAAAEELPVEEGERQHFQQLLEQWHTLIALAEQSQSEDRELLETLSQRWPRKIPAPRALQQRPAPAPDVTAPPARAPSPAKAVSSTHQGLVVALRRELQKGNLKHANRLWLKAEAVLEEEDDVWLSKQLQRLEERRNELRDWHAFAAQPKKDHLCEQMEALIGGNLDAEEQASAIQALHDEWRELMSSDQDQDQAQWDRFKAASDQAYEPCRAHFRELDEQRAVNLRRREQLCRQLADFVAAQDWQRANWQAVWEIRRQAPQEWKSLQPVRFTDARDIQKRFSALLSDIDQHLEGAWREAEQQRQAMIAEAEALLAQEDLDSATREAQQLQKRWRQAGWLPPGRHRPHQKRFRRIMDDLFGARQARMEQRRTELEEKQNEGIAVLEHVAAALEEPLASQDESALRDHAAALNELDEAALGRAGQRQFRRLREQIQERLAALPRWRRWQRAVLGIEASPDGEASEDDQTLTVALEALAGIDSPEHARERRLTWQLEQLPRAMKGANTSPLDEALTLLEARPDGPLDTSLARRLQAALQAMQP
- a CDS encoding acyltransferase, which translates into the protein MTVYNKIRGILALTGILLSTTVIIGPFYVLTLIKLILPWHGARVRLSQALVVVAETWMSINNVIIGISSGLRWEVEGLEGLRRDDWYLVTANHQSWADILVLQKVTNRRVPSLKFFLKQELIWVPLLGLAWWGLDFPFMKRYSKEQLARHPELRGKDMETTRRACEKYAHYPVSVMNFFEGTRFTQDKHDQQQSPYRHLLKPKAGGAAFTLSAMGGQLHTLLDITIVYPPGTDRSLLAFLGGAMDKVQVLVRKRPIPDWANQGDYENDEEYRQRFQSWISDIWAEKDALIQSHLSA
- a CDS encoding DUF924 family protein; translation: MMNFDVPYHDILDFWFDGLDQGDWPPGECERRWFSGAAALDARIREQFGTRLQAALDRELVAWERHPRSRLALILLLDQFSRNVHRGEAAAFAGDHQAITLTLEGISTGMETGLPWAGQVFFYMPLMHAEDLTLQNRGIACFRALLERVPEHLKSKIENNLKFAEEHRDIIARFGRFPHRNEALGRENTEEETVFLENAKRYGQ
- a CDS encoding YciI family protein, with translation MLYVIISEDVPDSLPLRTPARPAHLARLETLRDQGRLVLAGPLPAVDSDNPGEAGFTGSLVVAEFPSLAEAQAWADADPYVDAGVYRQVQVKPFKKVLP
- a CDS encoding arylesterase; the encoded protein is MSRCLLVILLFLAPLLGRTQGIVVLGDSISAGYGLEETEGWVHLLGQRLASQCSAMPVINASVSGETSDGGVSRLPALLERHQPDVLVLELGGNDGLRGLPPSRLAGNLEKMVSFGQQAGARVVLLGMRIPPNYGRVYTERFEAVFKQVAENNALPWVPFFLDGVVEAGQIQSDGIHPTAEAQPTLLDNAWPILQDVLPKDCQQ
- a CDS encoding L-threonylcarbamoyladenylate synthase, which gives rise to MTTVLHIHPEDPQPRLISEAAKVLRQGGLIAYPTDTTYALGCGIGEKAALDRLIRLRRLDNKHQFTLLCPDLSVLALYAKVDNPDYRLLKAHTPGAYTFILQGTSEVPRRLMHPKKRTIGIRVPDHPICQALLAEYGEPIMTSTAHLPDDEFPLTDPQDVRDFLNNQVDLVIDGGFCGVTETTVISLVDGNGPEVIREGAGPLDAIF
- a CDS encoding TIGR04211 family SH3 domain-containing protein, with protein sequence MQNRWLSGLLLLALCLPAPVYAAAAWINDEIYVPMRAGAGTGYRIVHRGIKSGTRVELLGEEGDWLHIRYGDREGYVEKQYISRTPTAALRLQKLTQDTEKATSTASDLRQRMAEVEGQRDALRGEVEELRSSLTARGNELDQLRNVAADPIRLDQANRRLNEELSMLRSELDQVKAENALLRNDNTSRKWITGVGILLLGAIGGLLLKSKSGRRRNNWAN
- a CDS encoding CaiB/BaiF CoA transferase family protein gives rise to the protein MTGPLNSLKVLDFSTLLPGPFGTLMLADMGADVLRIESPTRPDFVRLLPPSVNGVSAAHAYLNRSKRAMALDLKQPEGIEIVHRLVGDYDIVVEQFRPGVMDKLGLGYEALKAINPGLIYCSITGYGQTGPYRDRAGHDLNYLSIAGMTGYNGRRDSGPAPMACQVADVAGGSCHAVMAILAAVIHRQQTGEGQYLDISMTDAAFSLHALTAPGALVAGEDPELEGTKLNGGSFYDCYRTSDGRYLSVAGLEPQFFSRFCEAIQRPDLTAKGLSFSPEVVDEVKGAIAEAIGAHPLEHWLRVFADVDCCVEPVLSFSEAREHPQLKARNMVVSVPDGRGGEQPQVASPFRFSATPVGYRFAGVGLGQHNEEVLREQGFTDEEIARLRGAGALG